From the genome of Nitrosopumilus sp., one region includes:
- a CDS encoding multicopper oxidase domain-containing protein: protein MTNTNTNTIRPIWLIFIGVIIGVGSAAIYFLEVADSDITIQAENPQIMTAGITIDDIYPRAENPNPQKRSYTLIAQDAEIEVSQGVKAKVRTYNGTVPAPTLRFDEGDEVEVKFVNETPYAHTVHFHGTHNSANDGVFPMINPGEEYTYSFKAHEAGFFMYHCHAFPTTEHVRMGMFGAMIIDPIHHVMEPAREYLFVLSEFDPDDPLATFTKFYPINGYANQYMDNPIQVVEGELARFYVMGIGGVLQSPFHVHSTIFKVWPSGILWNEPHYAQTHLIGNGDTAIIEASWKEAGRYLFHVHGIQEERGSMALLDVLEDDSTLKSLEQPSNIPGSKSMIPWQEDLLYQLEDPQIITYDDLGSATAKVSTAHAVSADKVSIVKDSWNPEITESYAPIAVKVKSGTAITWTNDDIVVHTVTEQESESFDSGFIQAGGDWQYTFDDPGEYSYYCTLHPWMKGAVLII from the coding sequence ATGACTAACACTAACACTAACACGATAAGACCCATCTGGCTGATATTCATCGGAGTAATAATCGGTGTAGGTTCTGCGGCAATCTACTTTCTAGAAGTGGCAGATTCTGACATTACAATTCAGGCAGAAAATCCGCAGATAATGACTGCTGGAATTACCATTGATGACATTTATCCGAGGGCTGAAAATCCAAATCCGCAAAAAAGAAGCTATACGCTGATTGCACAGGATGCGGAAATTGAGGTATCCCAGGGCGTAAAGGCAAAGGTGCGGACATACAACGGAACAGTACCTGCACCAACATTGAGATTTGATGAGGGTGATGAGGTCGAGGTAAAATTTGTAAATGAAACGCCGTATGCGCATACCGTCCACTTTCATGGTACTCACAACTCTGCAAACGACGGAGTGTTTCCTATGATCAATCCCGGGGAAGAGTACACATATTCCTTCAAGGCACATGAGGCGGGATTCTTCATGTACCATTGTCATGCGTTTCCGACAACTGAACACGTGAGGATGGGAATGTTTGGCGCGATGATAATTGATCCGATACATCATGTCATGGAACCTGCACGGGAGTACCTGTTCGTACTAAGCGAATTTGATCCAGATGATCCATTGGCGACATTCACAAAGTTCTATCCCATCAACGGATATGCAAACCAGTACATGGACAATCCGATTCAGGTAGTCGAAGGCGAGCTTGCAAGATTTTACGTGATGGGAATTGGCGGCGTACTGCAATCTCCATTTCATGTTCATAGCACGATCTTCAAGGTCTGGCCGTCTGGAATTTTGTGGAACGAGCCGCATTATGCGCAGACACACCTGATTGGAAACGGTGACACTGCAATAATTGAGGCAAGTTGGAAAGAGGCAGGCAGATATCTCTTCCATGTTCACGGAATACAGGAAGAACGTGGCTCCATGGCACTGCTTGACGTGCTGGAAGATGACTCTACACTAAAGTCACTGGAACAGCCTAGCAACATTCCAGGAAGCAAGTCGATGATTCCGTGGCAGGAAGATTTGCTGTATCAACTGGAGGATCCTCAGATTATTACGTATGATGACCTGGGTTCTGCTACTGCAAAGGTCTCTACAGCACATGCCGTATCTGCAGACAAGGTATCAATCGTAAAGGATTCCTGGAATCCTGAGATCACTGAATCATATGCGCCAATTGCAGTAAAGGTGAAATCAGGTACCGCGATAACTTGGACCAATGATGATATCGTAGTACACACTGTAACCGAACAGGAATCAGAATCATTTGATTCTGGATTCATTCAGGCAGGCGGGGACTGGCAGTACACCTTTGATGATCCTGGCGAATACAGCTACTACTGCACGTTGCATCCTTGGATGAAAGGTGCGGTACTGATAATCTAA
- a CDS encoding DUF302 domain-containing protein, producing the protein MSFTYTVKKQKNIDDVIATITENLKEIGFGVLETLDFKKILSDKGLEFLNSYNLMEVCHPSLAKQVLEANPDLGLLLPCTIAIYQKDNENFISLARPTSLLFMASDKSLNFSGEEIETNLIKVIENTKQ; encoded by the coding sequence ATGAGTTTCACATACACGGTAAAAAAACAAAAAAACATTGATGATGTTATTGCAACAATTACTGAGAATCTCAAAGAGATTGGATTCGGGGTATTGGAGACCTTGGACTTTAAGAAAATATTGTCTGATAAGGGATTAGAATTCTTAAACAGTTACAATCTGATGGAGGTATGCCACCCCAGTCTTGCAAAGCAGGTGCTGGAAGCCAATCCAGATCTGGGACTGTTGTTGCCATGTACTATTGCAATTTATCAAAAGGACAATGAGAACTTCATTAGCTTAGCGAGACCAACATCTTTACTTTTCATGGCATCTGATAAAAGTCTCAACTTTTCGGGAGAAGAAATTGAGACCAACCTCATCAAAGTTATAGAGAATACAAAGCAGTAA
- a CDS encoding ArsR family transcriptional regulator has translation MADFKILAKDSTLRKAILKALSDDYSRTIMNATIEKSKSVVDLVKECDIPMTTAYRRIHELEDSKILKVTGAIVTDDGKKYYLYQNRIKSIYVTFGLESLDVQIVDNEGMGTSAYW, from the coding sequence ATGGCCGATTTCAAAATTTTGGCAAAAGATTCCACCCTCAGAAAAGCAATTCTGAAGGCATTATCAGATGATTATTCCAGAACTATCATGAATGCCACCATAGAAAAATCAAAATCTGTGGTGGATCTTGTAAAAGAATGTGACATTCCGATGACTACTGCATATAGACGCATTCATGAATTGGAAGACAGCAAGATTCTCAAGGTTACAGGTGCAATAGTCACAGATGACGGAAAAAAATACTATCTCTATCAGAACAGAATAAAGTCCATCTATGTCACATTCGGCTTGGAATCCCTTGATGTCCAAATCGTGGATAATGAAGGAATGGGCACCAGTGCATATTGGTAA
- a CDS encoding DUF1264 domain-containing protein has protein sequence MKRNSLMAFALLAVTLSVVTVSITDFQDAEAAKASGTNTPKYGSATKDKVCGDRLCSEIPSEERKQTSSIKSSESGSASSSETTTADIDTLVDRMDSVHQKHMSQMTQMWQTMTSDEQSKMIQKMEQMIGHMETMDMSKYTSEMEGMMKMDGKHHDKKMMKTPSEPRYNEVLNPRQVDYPNTLGFSDLHIHAIRHLDVNQSHGTADHLLQTIVHHHCKVYDDNTAACLLFPYGMTDQDKPYGIEYVITTDQYNELPEEEKQYWHYHKTEFPRALADFPELNAEELAEVGPMLDETYGKVFYFWNYGDTYPIGEPYVLVVQDIPDQ, from the coding sequence ATGAAAAGAAATTCGCTGATGGCATTTGCACTTTTGGCAGTGACGTTATCCGTAGTTACAGTATCGATTACAGATTTCCAAGATGCAGAAGCTGCCAAAGCCTCAGGCACAAATACTCCAAAATACGGTTCGGCTACCAAAGACAAGGTTTGCGGGGACAGGTTATGTTCTGAGATTCCATCTGAGGAGAGAAAACAGACTTCGTCGATCAAATCATCTGAATCTGGTTCAGCATCATCTTCTGAAACCACAACAGCAGATATTGACACACTCGTGGACAGAATGGATTCAGTTCACCAGAAACACATGTCACAAATGACACAGATGTGGCAAACCATGACTTCCGACGAACAATCTAAAATGATCCAGAAAATGGAGCAGATGATTGGACATATGGAAACAATGGACATGTCAAAGTACACGTCTGAAATGGAAGGCATGATGAAAATGGATGGCAAGCATCATGATAAAAAAATGATGAAAACACCATCAGAACCACGCTACAACGAAGTACTCAATCCAAGACAGGTTGACTATCCTAACACTCTGGGATTCAGTGACCTGCACATCCATGCAATCAGACATCTTGACGTAAATCAGTCACACGGAACTGCTGATCATTTGTTGCAAACGATAGTCCATCATCATTGTAAAGTATATGATGACAATACTGCGGCATGTCTGCTATTCCCATATGGAATGACTGACCAAGACAAACCATACGGCATCGAATACGTCATTACCACTGACCAATACAACGAACTGCCTGAAGAAGAGAAACAATATTGGCATTATCACAAGACAGAGTTTCCAAGAGCACTAGCTGATTTTCCCGAACTTAACGCTGAGGAACTAGCTGAAGTCGGGCCAATGTTAGATGAGACATACGGCAAAGTGTTCTACTTTTGGAACTATGGTGATACATACCCAATAGGCGAACCATACGTCCTAGTCGTACAGGATATTCCTGATCAATAA
- a CDS encoding cupin domain-containing protein encodes MTDKIKITEPNGGKHIAIAGDINSILASKDDTGGTYSVVEAKVFPDGGPVPHIQTREYEGFYVLEGEITFTVEGKEIVAKQGTFVNVPPHVTHSFKNKTDVLAKMLIILASGGMEDLFVKVGDEVSDPTVQPSPMSDKQMKKFADALSDYGVEIKH; translated from the coding sequence ATGACGGATAAAATAAAGATCACAGAACCCAACGGCGGAAAGCACATTGCCATTGCAGGGGACATCAACAGCATCCTGGCATCAAAAGATGATACCGGTGGAACCTATAGCGTTGTAGAGGCCAAAGTATTTCCTGATGGCGGTCCTGTTCCTCACATTCAAACTCGCGAGTACGAGGGATTCTACGTACTAGAAGGCGAAATAACATTTACTGTGGAGGGAAAGGAAATCGTTGCAAAACAAGGAACCTTTGTCAATGTCCCACCACATGTGACTCACAGTTTCAAAAACAAGACAGATGTCTTGGCAAAGATGCTGATAATCTTGGCATCTGGAGGAATGGAGGATCTGTTTGTCAAAGTTGGTGACGAGGTTTCAGATCCCACAGTTCAGCCTTCACCGATGTCTGATAAGCAGATGAAAAAATTTGCTGATGCTTTATCGGATTATGGTGTGGAAATCAAACATTAA
- a CDS encoding transcriptional regulator, with amino-acid sequence MGDRRGRLEIYHDILSAIKKDSQNNEKISPTRVQFKSNLSYDKLKQFVSEMSKKELLVDEVTMKITDSGKKFYDEYAEIRTMIKKLCDDVFTAD; translated from the coding sequence ATGGGTGATAGGCGAGGCAGGCTAGAAATTTATCATGACATTTTGTCTGCGATTAAGAAGGATTCCCAAAACAATGAAAAAATATCTCCGACTCGAGTTCAATTCAAAAGTAATCTTTCCTATGACAAACTAAAACAATTTGTGTCTGAGATGTCTAAAAAAGAACTCCTGGTTGATGAAGTAACAATGAAAATAACAGATTCTGGAAAGAAGTTCTATGATGAATATGCAGAGATCAGAACAATGATCAAAAAATTATGTGATGACGTATTTACGGCAGACTGA
- a CDS encoding DNA starvation/stationary phase protection protein — protein sequence MTQVNIGIAEQNRQKVAEILSSILSDEYVLYTKTRNYHWNVVGPYFNEYHETFEEQYDGLAEDVDEIAERIRSLGFKAPSTLSEFQKNSQLEEHPGEYPDANAMVSNLLGDHEKIIQTIREKVPEINGQYGDVGTEDFLVGLMEKHEKTAWMLRSIGE from the coding sequence ATGACACAAGTAAACATCGGCATAGCAGAACAAAACCGTCAAAAGGTTGCAGAAATCTTATCTTCAATTCTTTCTGACGAATACGTACTCTATACCAAGACTAGAAACTATCATTGGAACGTCGTTGGTCCTTACTTTAATGAGTATCATGAGACCTTTGAAGAACAATACGATGGATTGGCTGAAGATGTGGATGAAATCGCCGAAAGAATCAGATCATTGGGTTTTAAAGCACCCTCCACATTGAGTGAATTTCAGAAAAACTCACAACTAGAAGAGCATCCCGGGGAATATCCCGATGCAAATGCCATGGTATCGAATCTTTTAGGAGATCATGAGAAAATCATCCAGACCATTCGAGAAAAAGTTCCTGAAATTAATGGACAATATGGGGATGTTGGAACAGAGGACTTTCTTGTTGGCCTCATGGAAAAGCATGAAAAGACTGCCTGGATGTTACGATCCATCGGGGAGTGA